Genomic window (Nilaparvata lugens isolate BPH chromosome 7, ASM1435652v1, whole genome shotgun sequence):
ttaAAGAACGAATTCACCAAAACGTAATCTTGGGCATCAGTTGATTCTAAATGGACAAGAAATCGTATCACAAAACCAATTCACAATCATCTGACTTAGAACCAACAGCCGCTAAAACCAAGTTTttgtttttggtgaatttgGGCCTTAGTGCCGTTTGCGAAGtttgaagatgatgaagaaggagcgATTATGATGAATctagaagaattagaagaagtaaaagatggagatgaagaaagagatagataaatagatgtctttcatttttactttataacattacaaaaagtgatgtgggcgaagttgaggcaataagagccctcgaaaagagaagagagaaatggagaagaggaggaaaacgatgtagaagaggaagaagaagagaagaagaagaagaagaagaagaagaagaagaagaagaagaagaagaagaagaagaagaagaagaagaagaagaagaagaagaagaagaagaagaagaagaagaagaagaagagaagaagaagaagaagaagaagaagaagaagaagaagaagaagaagaagaagaagaagaagaaggaggaaagagaagaagaatgaggaaaaaGTACAGGAAGGAGAAGCaggggaggagaagaataaaaagaagaggatggaggagaaggaggtagtagtaagaggaagagaggaagaagaaaatgaaaaagaagtagaagaagaggaaaaagaagccaGTCGTGCGATTTCTCTGGCGTCTGGTGATGGACACAATATTCGATGGTTATTGACAATAAATACACTAATATTTAGTACCGTTTGCAAAGTTTGAGaatgatggagaaggaggagattaagaggaagaagaagaagaagaagaagaggactatgaagaaaaagaagaaaaagaagagacaatggagaagaggaagaatacgttgaagaagaggaggaaaacgatgaagaagaatatgaaaagaaggaggaaagagaagaagaagaagaagaagaagaagaatgaggaaaaagtacaagaaggagaagaagaagaacaacaacaacaagaagaggaaaggaaaggaggaggagtagtagtaagaggaagagaagaaatagaagaagaggaaaaagaagaaggtcgggaagaagatgatgagatgaggaaaagaagataaagaaagagaaagagaagaagagcaTTTGTGGAAGGAGTTGGGGATGTGGAGGAGAAGGTGGGGAATGAGGTGAAGAattaggtggaggaggaggaggattgggTAGTGAAGAAGGAAGtaaggagggagaagaagagaaggtagtggaggaggagatggaggagaggAGCAGGTGTTGTTGGAGGAGAAATGGGTAAGGAAGAAGgaggggagaaggagaaggaggaaaagaaggaggagatggagaaggagaaggaggagaagaaggaggtgatggaGAAGCTAAGATGATAAGAcgaatttttgacaatttttctgTTGTAAAGAAGCGTAAGAAGAACAAGATCTGTAGTATGAGAAGTAAATggagaaaactttttttatattattcaacaatttcctAGTTATTTTCTAGTTTTAGGTGGGCTCCTTACCTTAGGCAGCGGTGTCCTAACTAGTGCAAAATTGCCGTCTCCCTCGATTTGCACAAAGAGCACTGCTCCAAGGAATGTGTAACCGATAAGGCCGACACACACCGCCACACTGTTCAGACAGCCGTTGACAAGCTTGCGACGTCGCAGGCGTGCACCCGCCGTACTGGAGTCCGCGGCTCCACCAGCTTTGTCGCCGCACATGCAGAAACAGCACATGCGGTTTTTGGCGGCGACCGGCTGATGTGAACCGGCCTTTTTCACCTCGACGCCCATCATACACGCGGGGGGAGGTACTGACAACTTTTCTTGTGGCATCTTTCAAGGTCTGAAAGTGATAGAAAATCGTGGAAATCTAGTCTAAAACGGCCAATGAGcaatatattttccaaatataattatagaaaatccaacaatataatatactgatttctattttcaatgctttagtgaggtccacgtttataatggcagtggagaaagataggagaacaacgttgccaatcctctgtcttgtcaatgccttattctatagacggtagctgatacaggtttattgatgtcatatcaactgttcattctcgtttaaaataatcaatcatattttattaagcaagaaattatatttttcaataattgtataatgaatttacataattaatatgaaatattttgttaatagatcattaaattcatcattgttgaaagacgttctggcaacagagcaaagcgagaaagagatagcgctatccgctatgttgaataatagacaaggatagcaataccattgttaatcaaacactgccactataacgtggacctcactataggaagtatattgtgaatttattctattgataatatcAAAGAATAATATGAAGAAGTCATCTTTATAAGCCATTCATctgatatattaaaaaaataaattatttttatgataccggtttattattatattattaatgctGATCTCCATAGCTGAACACTTTATAATAACTTTGaacgttttttttaaatttatctttaCCGACGGATTCTAGGCATATAATATTGACAATACATTAGTATTACAGTTGATGAATCAAAACTCTTATTagaaaattaatgaagaaataaaTGTCTAAAACGACTctctattcaaatattatttaaatgctCTTCTTTTCTTGCTCGAAAAATTAATCTATCTACTATAATTAAAGCAGCAAATATAGACTACTTAATTCCTTATACCTCgtcattttatataattatggcttttacaatttacaaaacTTTTACAAGATAGAGCTCCAAAATAAAAGTTACTTTCTTAAATTCGAAGAAAGgtgttaaaaaaaaatcaaaattcaaggaggacaaatatattatgatgagGTATGTTCAGCTTAGAATCaggttcaataaaaatatatattacctTGTATAGTATGTAATCCATCACTCTGCCTCACATTTTAGATTGAATGGGCCTTTTCCACCAGATTTAATTATCAGAAATAGTATTTCAATTGGGATTTGAGCATTATTTACGGTATAGGAGCGTATTTAGGGCATGCAAACACCTGTGCTCTCGGGGGAAGGGTAAGGGCGCTGTATATTGAACTCCCCGGGAAACCCTCACTATCGATCCCTTCAGATACCGCCATCTTGATTTTCCAACAGAAAAAAAACTAATCTAGTTTCACCTTTTTACTTAAAACATAACAATCTAGAGTGAAATTCGTGAATTAGAGAAGAGAAAcacattatttattgatttttcccaatgaaaaatgagttttccaTAGCCTGGAGCAACTGAAAAAAGGCAACTCTTTATTCGAGCAATTTTTAACTTTAAAATGCTTTCCAATGCCATTGACTGTCAACGCCATCTTGGATGGAGATTTGAGAGGCAGTGAGATGCAGCTGTTTCAGATTTTTAGGTTAGAGATTCAAAAGAATCGTGATTTTGTAGTttttatcacaatattattcaagtttaataGTGTTTTATATGCTAATTACCTGAACTTTGAACTATTATAATTGTTTGAGTTATTCGGCACAGGTTTCTGAGTAATTTTCCATTCAGTTTTTCATTGTAAACGGACTATTAGACAccgaaaaaatgttgaaaaatattgtcgGTCTTGTATCGGGTGGTGCTTCTGGACTAGGAAAAGCTACAGTGGAAAGAATCATCTCTCAAGGAGGTAAAGCTATTCTCTGTGATCTTCCCACATCTCAAGGAGCTCAAGTTGCCCAAGAACTCGGTAATAACGTAATTTTCTGTCCCGTGAACGTTACCAGTACAGAGGAAGTTCAAAACGCAGTCAACCTAACAAAGGAGAAGTTTGGAAAACTAAATTTGTTAGTAAACTGCGCCGGTGTTGGAGTAGCATTTAAAACCTACAACTTCAACAAGAAGGTTCCCCACAGTTTGGAAGATTTTTCACGACTTATGAATGTTAATGTGACcggtactttcaatgttatacGTTTAGCGGTGGGATTAATGGgtgaaaacgaaccgaaccaaGATGGCTGCCGCGGTGTCATCGTAAATACCTCCAGCATCGCAGCGTTCGATGGACAGATTGGGCAAGTAGCTTATGCTGCAACCAAAGGTGCAATTGCTAGTATGACTCTTCCCTTGGCTAGAGACTTTTCCACGCAGGGAATCAGGGTTTGCACCATTGCTCCCGGGCTATTTGACACACCTCTGCTGTCCTCACTTCCTGATAAAGTCAAGGCATATCTGCACAAATGTGTTCCACATCCTCAAAGATTTGGCAAGCCTGAAGAGTTTGCTATGCTGGTGCAATCGATAGTTGAGAATCCAATGTTGAATGGTGAGATCATCAGGTTAGATGGGGCCCTCAGAATGCAGCCTTAATTCAACCTaccaaatattgaattttttagaTGAACTTAGCTTAAATAGAAGAAAACTAAAAAAAGGTGTTACTGATGAACTATACACAAATTGTAATTAATGTACGCTTCTCTCTAATTTGCTATATGTACTCTACCCAAGATTTACTTGAATTCATCATAATTTAGTTGATTGAAGAAGGGTACCATAGTAATTATCTTTATTTGAATGGGTACTCTACCCAGGACTTACTTAATTTCTTCATAATTTAGTTGATTGAATTAGGGAGGGTAAAATGGTAATTATTTCTGAGTGAAAATGTTTATCACATACCAATAAACTTTATATTGTTTatagaaaattgattattttttttgcACTACCAATCTTTTCCTTGTAGGCTATAGTATTCTATAATTTCACTTCTTATTGTAATAGGATGAAGAAAAGTAGCTGtatttataaaacattttttgattACCCTAGAGCTGGATTCTCGCATACAGTGACAGTGAATAAAGTGACCGGTAcagtaagaatattatttccataCGTTcaaatgggactattcatacacGCTCGGCCGTGCTGAGTGAAAATAGTCCAATTAAAACTCATGGAAATACTATTTTCACTTTGCCGTCAACTTCCACTGATATGTGGAAATCCAGCTTTATAAGGAGATCAAATAACGTTAACAATTCTACAA
Coding sequences:
- the LOC111049763 gene encoding 3-hydroxyacyl-CoA dehydrogenase type-2, translating into MLKNIVGLVSGGASGLGKATVERIISQGGKAILCDLPTSQGAQVAQELGNNVIFCPVNVTSTEEVQNAVNLTKEKFGKLNLLVNCAGVGVAFKTYNFNKKVPHSLEDFSRLMNVNVTGTFNVIRLAVGLMGENEPNQDGCRGVIVNTSSIAAFDGQIGQVAYAATKGAIASMTLPLARDFSTQGIRVCTIAPGLFDTPLLSSLPDKVKAYLHKCVPHPQRFGKPEEFAMLVQSIVENPMLNGEIIRLDGALRMQP